The nucleotide sequence AAACATGAGATGATGCCACCTGAGAGACTAGGGGCTTTGAAATTTTGCTTTCTCCTTCAATTTTGATCATACCAACTGAAGACTGATTATTTTCACATGTACCTTGCTTCTTGATCTCCAACACCTTCAACGTtacctcttcatcaaatgattttaacgTCAGCGTCCCTTTTTCGATATCAAAATTGCATCGACTAGTAAGTAAGAATGATAggagtttttgatattttttttatataattcataattgggaaatgctaaccagtgccctcagggccatggttaagactttaaaaatagtaaatttatcttggTAATCTGTGTATTTAATGTCTCGAAAATTGAAAtgttaaattttctataaaatattttcttttttttggaatgcttaaccattgccctgagagCACTGGTTAGCAACATCCTTCATAATTAATAGTTATCTTTTTTGACACTTTTCTCTATATATTAGTTATCTTGACAAAATAATAATCAGGTTGTTGATATTGGTATGTagttagagaaaaaaaaaaaaatacaaatatatacaaGTATTTAAAAAGTTTGCACTTAACACGATCACTCTTCAGACCTGCGTTGAGTTTTTTCGGTTCATCTGCAtcatcttctattcttctttcaTTTCTCCTCGTGCTTATcgtaacaataaaaaaaaaggaaaccaCCATCCTCCCAAAAAGCACCAACACTCAAAAAGCCATGAAAGCATTACTAAACCCCGAACCCATTCTCTCCCAAACCAGTTCAATCTTCCCCAACAAAACCCCAAACCCCACTCGCTTCCATCCCCATCCATTCCCCAACCTCTTTCTCCAAGATCGCAACCGTTCTATTAGGCAGAGAAACCTTTCTTTAACGGCGAAAGCTCTTCTGGACTCCGCCACCGTCGAGCAATTCGGAGTTCCGGAGTTCGATGTCCGGAACCCGTCGTTGTCAACTTCGTATCGTAGTTCGAAATTGACTAGGCCTAACCAAACAGTGCTGGAGGCTCAAACTAGGGTTTGTACCGGTCCAACTCAAACTCGACCACTTGATGAAGAACAAGCCTTCAAGGTGTTTGATACAATTCTTAGATCAGGTTCTTCTTTCTTTCACCTCACGTTACACTGTACTATTAACCTAATGCGATAACTAAGATAACTAACTTAATTAAGAGCTTATAGCCTTATACTATATAATtgcttatttttttttatatttgattttagctAGGGGAGAGATTAAGGATGAGGAAGAAGTTTCCAAGGCACAAATGGGGGCATTTTTTGCAGCAATGACGATTCGCGCGAACGCCTTTCCGGAGGCGACGCAATGGAGTGAAGGGGAGATGCGTGCAATGAAGACGTTCTGGCCACTTCTGGTTAGAGTTCTTCCGCCTGATGTGGTATTCTTGGCTGATCCTGAAGGGTTGATGATGGGGTTGGGAAGTTCAATTGGACCGCAGTTTGTTGGTAATGGCACTACTGAGATGAGGTTGGTTGGTGCTCTTAGGGAGGTGTTGGCTGGGGGGCATCTTGGATTCGAGGAAGTCCAAGGTGTGTTGAAGGAAGTTCTTCCATTTCAAGAGGGAGGCGAAAAGCGAAATGGAGCAAGTGAGGCTTTGCTTGCGGCGTTTTTAATTGGTCAACGAATGAATCGTGAAACTGACCGCGAGTTAAAAGCATATTGCCTTGCATTTGATGAGGAAAATGGTATGAGTTTTGATATGTTTCAAATTTTGTTATGGCTTGTGTTTTGTTACTTTCTAAATTAGCACGGTTAGTATTGCTATTGTTAGTTGTTTCGTAAATTGATTCTCTTAGGTCCCCCTCCTGTGGCTGATGTCAAATCGTTGACTCATTATGGTGAGCCTTATGATGGAAATACACGCTTCTTCAGGAGTACATTATTTGTTGCTGCTGTTAGATCTTGTTATGGAGAATCCTGCTTGCTTCATGGTGTAGATTGGATGCCTCCTAAGGTGTGAATTTTTTCGGTGTCGGTGGTTAGGTTGCTTAAGTGGCAAACTAAGATACTTTCCTTTTTGAAATTCTATCCTCTGATATTTAATATTTGAATACTTGTCTGTATTTAGGGAGGTATAACTGAAGAGCAGATGTTGAAGTTTATGGGGGCGAATATAAGCTTATCCCCATTCAACGCCAAGAAACTTCTCGAGGTCTTTTTGTTTCCAACAAATATTTTGTAGCATTACAAtgattttctttctttgtttagCCACTATGGATAATACTATTCTGTGAGAGTTGATATAGAGGACAATGAAAGCGGGACGAGAGAATCTGCACATGTATAAATCACATACATTGAGCTTGTTACAAAATCATTTGAAATTTTATTGATTCATATGTATTTATGAGGGATCCCTTTATATCCTAATCTGTGATTATAAATATAAGACTTGTGTGTACATATTACCTTATACTTCCTTTGTAGAGAAAATAGAAAATACAATGAAGGATATTCACAGTCAAGCAACTAATGCAGAGCAAATTCAATGGGAACCTGGACCATATTGATAAGCTAACAATGAGGGAAGTGATGATATTACCTACTCCCTTGGATTGTGTTTGAGAACCATTGGCCATTGAAACATTTTGCAAATAAGGTAGAAAATTTAGAGAATTAGGACTTTTTACCCAAAGAGTAGTGTTAGTAACACTCACTTTTACACTCTCTTTCCAACTCTCTCTCTTGTTGGGGGAGATTTATGTTGGTCCTATCATATATTAGAAATGGGTCCCTCATAAATTCACccaataaaaaagtgagtgttTCTAGCACCCCTCTTTACCCAAAAGTGATTATTGGCATCAAAATCAAAAAGCAAAGGACTAGTTAGATAGTGAATAGTAGAGACAAGCGAAAGAATTACCATCGTATACAATGGAACCTGAGCTGTAACactctttaaataaataaaaaaagcggACTGTGTGATGGTGGTGAGACTTGAGAGCTGACATTCCTCGAAATAGGTGCATGAGTGAATCCAGTTTCTTACATAGCATAGCTAAATTTTGTGTGTCACAATATACAAGTATACAATAATGAACATTACCTTATTTTCATTTTGAAAAGTGCTAGCAAGTAGCAACACTCTCTAACACTTACTCTTCATTGGTTAAAATTCATATGAGCCCCACCAAGTCACGTGTCTCCAATTTAAATTTGGGGGGACTCATAACCAATAAAAAAGTGTGTTGAAAAGTGTGTTGCTAGCGTTGTTCTTTTCATATTTACATGATACTGTACAATCATAGTTATCTTATGTATGCTATCTCTAACAATTTCTCTGTTTTTTTCCAGGATGATGAAGTTGGTTTTGCTTATGTAAGTCAGCGTGAAGCTCGCCCGTCTCTGTATGAGCATCAAACCATATATTATTTCTCTAGGCCTAAAATTAGCCACGGGATTCTATTTGGAAAAGTTTTGATGCTTTTCTTTTGGAATTTCTAAAATTTGTGAAGTTTTCCTGTCCTGGTTACTCATCTACTTGTAGACATCTGGAATTTATAGGTTAATTAATAACTCATTCAGTCCCATAGACCTTTTTAGTCTAAATTATATTTAATCTTTACACATCAAAACCATTGAATAAAGATCCTCCTGTTTTGGAATTATGTAAATACGACCTGTAGCATAAGTTTGCTTCCCTTTTGGAGTGAAACTTGTCCGAGCAAATTGAGACCATATTATTACCTTGTTAAAAAATTATATGGGCTATTTTCATTATTTGGAAACTATAGGGgcatttttcaaatgtttttGCACTTTAGGGATTAATTGAATGTGTTATAACTAATGGGACTTATCTGGTATGTGGATCAGAAGAAAAAAACGAAATGAAATAATTTGGAGAATGCGTATTCCACCTTTTCTTCATGTCTAACTATTCAAATGATAAGTAAAGATGAGTAAAAATAAGTGATTGGTAAAGAGTATTTTAAGCTAAATTGTATTGCTAATTGGGGTAATGTTTGGTATGGGGCTGTATTTATGTATATATGTTGTATAACAGTACTATTGGAATATAGTAggtttaattttgttatttttctgcAGATACTCGTTAATTGGTATAAGGGAGCACATAAAGAAGCGCCCTCCACTTGCAACAACTGAAAAGGTTCAGCAGTATGTAAAGGTGGGACTTAGACTTGATCTGTTGTTAAGTGTTATTGGtctattttagtttatttattattactgttgcatatttaaaatttgaaagcCACAATCCTACAGAAAACTTGATGCACTGTTCAAAAAGTCTCAGTGAATTATGAATTCCTCCGCATAGTCTATTTATTGATTTTCGATTCATCATCATTATCTGTTAAAAGAATGCACAAATGTTTTTCCACCTCACTATCTATCCTCAATAATATGACCATTTAGTTTCACATCATGCATACCAGATTCACAAGGTAAGAGAGTTTTATGCACATGGAAGGTGTTAAGTAAATCGTGAAGAAAGTTTTATGGTAATTTTGGGCCATTTGAATTTTTCAGCACATTTTTGTAATGTAATGCTTTAATGCTGGCAAAGATTTTAGCTAAAATTACCAAAGTAGAGTTCTTTGTGAAAGGCGACAATTAAAAATAAGGCAATATTATGTGTGGGTcctttaagtttaattattttttggattGGTCTTTTAAGTAGTTCTTTCTCGAATCGGTCCTTTATGTTACATTTTGTTTGTGCACTATTAGCCTTTTTAATaagtttttttagaaaaagagCATGTGACCTTTTAGTATTGAGATGACTCACAAATATGTTAGATTTCTCTCTTtcctttaaatttaaattctcaaATCCAAAAACCTCAGAACCGAGTAACTACTTTTTCACAACTCTGTCTTCATTTAGGGGCAATGTTTCGAGTTCGCGAATTCAAAACTGTGAGTAATTCCGTCACCTCTTGTGAAACAAAAGTTGTGGTTCACACAGTCATAAAAAGTAACATAACTTAAAGACTGCAAACAAAATGTTAACATAAAGGTTCAATTTGGGAAAAAAACTTAAAGGACCAATCCAAAATAGGGGTCAAACTTTAAGGACTGCAGATATAATTTTGCCTTAAAAAATAACTCCTGATTGCTCAAAGGAAAAAACATGCCTGTGCATGGGAATACATTTCCCTTTTATACCTAGAGCTACATATTTTTCTTTTACATCACTtgtgttatatttatattaagaTTGGACATTTATTTCTTCTCTTTTAGCTCACTTTTATTAAAGCTTTAGGGTCATATAACCAACACTTGCAACTATTTCAAAAAGTGGAAACaaatttggttgatttgaattgaACGAAGTTCTGCATTTTGAAGTAAATAGTAGAAAATATGGTTAGGCGAGAAGTCATTTTGGTTGTAAACAAAATTGAACTGGCCCAATGGTTAGGCGAGAAGTCATTTTGGTTGTACATAATTTATTCTTTTACAAAAATCACTTTCTGTTTATTTAGTTAAAACTGTATATTTTTTTTCAACAGGCAAGTGGTAAGGAAGCTATTGTTACTGGATTTTATCACGGAGGTTACGAAGAGTCGTTGTTAATGCTCATGAAAAGAAGGGGTGTGCATTCTGGTTTGGTAGTGAAGGTTGGATTTTACTATTTGTAATATATGAACTTTTGCACATATCTTTTTCTCCATAAAATATTGGTTGTATTACGAACTATTTGTTTTTCTTCTCTTACTATAATTGGTTAAATCAtactataataatataattaatattgaaAGAATTCAATTCATGTTGCCCTCTTTGTGCTCATATTGTAGGGAGAGGAAGGAGCCCTCTCAATGACTACAAGATTGCGATCAGCTAGCACGACAAAGGGACTTCCAGTGAATTACTGTTCAGGGTTTCGGTCTCTTGACATTTCATCCACATCAGAACCTGGTGGTATGTATTTGGTttccttatttattctattagctcaatatataatttattctTAACTAGTAATTTCATTAACATGTCTGAATCTACAAGTTTTCTTTTCCAATGGACATTGACAACCCTTTTACTTTGCCAGATTCTGATTAGCAAACTGATCATTTTGTGTTGCATCATACCTTAGATCAATGCACTTAAAATATTGTTATTTCATATTGCAGGAGTTACACGTCAAGGATTTAGTCTTGAGGTCAATGCCAAGGACTATGGTTTCCAACCCACAGACACACCAAGAACTGATAGATCTGTAAAATTTTCTAGACTGTTTTTCTCCTTTTTGTAATATTCTATTCCAATATTTGAAACTTGCAAGAAATATGGTTGCAAATCACTAAGGCCtcaattgttttgattttattgggataaattttttattttttttaaattaaaaaaagcctTGGTAAAACAAATGCACAACTAATATGATGTACTGATTCTTATAATCTGACTACGTCCTATATAAAAGTAAATGTATGTCCCTTTATCCTTCAAATACATGCAACCGCTCTGAAAATTCACTTGCTGATACATACCTGTTTTTATTCTTGTaattttccatttcttcttatttGTTTCCTAGAGAAACTTTGTAGATTATTTGTTACCTTtctatgtgtgttttctgctgcaTAAGTTATGTTTATTGTTTAACCAGTGTTTGTAGATGTAAGGATTGACTGAAAATGAATTTATGAAAATATGTTAGTTCCATTTTGTCAGCCATTATAGTGGTCCATGCCCAATTCATTTTAGTATTAGTTATCTCGTGGACTCGTGATTTTTTGTAGTGAGCTATACTCCGCTTTCAAGCATAGTTTTTGAAAAGTATGAAACTTTTTACTTGCAATTCTAATGCCTGCCTTTGTATATGCTGTTTTCCCCATGAGCAATGGAGGGCCCCAAATTGTTTTGAATTGCTTACTGTTCTCAACTTCTCATTCTTTTTGAAATACTTGACTAAGTGCACTCTTTTGAACTTCAGGTCTCAAGGAACATTGAATTGGGTTTATCAGCTCTCAGCGGCGAAAAAGGACCAGCTTATGATCGAATTGTCTTGAATGCTGGAATGGTGGATCACTTGCTTGGTGCTGAAGGCGCAGAAGATATATCTGTTGCGCTGGATAGAGCTAGAGAGGCCATTGACAGTGGTAGTGCGCTGAAACGGCTCCTAAACTATATCAAGCTCTCCCACAAAGTTACTTGAAATAGTTCCAGACAAGAATTGCAGATAACTTTTTTGTAGACAATATACAAGACACACGAGGGATTAAAGGGGAAGGCAAAACTTCAGataatgataatttttttgaagagAAAGTTAAGAGTTGATTCCTTTTATTAATCAATTGAGGTTTTGGTTACACCTTTGTATAACATTTTACATGTTTGTAAGTATAATACTAGTTTTCAATGTTTGAAATTTCTGTACATTGTTTTATTATAGAAGTGTCACCATTTGAATTTGGAGAGTTGCTTTTATTTTATCCCTCCTCAGTCCATTCTAAAAAACTGATCGTCTACCTGGGACATTAAGGACCACATGACAGATGATTTGACCAATGCATATGTGTTTAAATGTTTTGCCAGAATGTTTTATCTGAGATTTTAGCTCTCATGTTGAGGTGATCTTTTGATGTTTTATTATGATAGACGATGTCTGTTGGACTGCCTTATGAACGACGCAGCACCTATTAGAATTATCaagcaatttaattttaaaaattgacatAAAAGTAAAATTGATGAAATAGCATATGTTCTACAGGTGTATAAGACTCTCAACATCACATAGTTTCACATTTTTTTCATGATTAAGTTACAGAAAAAAATGGCCTTCATTCACATATTTTACAATTAGTTTACAGTTAAAACCCTTTACATTTTTTTTACTATTCAACTGAGATTAACTTCATTCTTTGACGGCTTGGATTACTTTAGTTCTAAAATAGTGTATAAAGTGTCCTGTAATGTTTATTTCTGACAAGCTAGACTTTCTTAGAATTAGCTCATTTGGATTGGTCCAAGTGAATTGCAGATAACATTTGATTGAGTATTATAATGGTTTAATGCACATAGAAAACATTTACGTTGATGATAAAATGGTAGAGTTTTGAAATCTAAGTAGAATATTAGGGTTGCTTCCTTTTCATTTTTCCAATAAGGTTTATGGAAAATGAAAATAGATGAAACTCTATGGTACATATTTTGAGGGCTGAAAGAGTCCATCCGAAAGAATATCATCAATGAAAACTAGAGTATGCGAGTGATTCTTTCAAATATCCATTTGAAGTGGGCACCACTTCATGTTTATTTGACTTTGTTTTTATGGATTTAATGTTATCTTCTAAATGTTGAACAAAAGGTGGCCGGTGACTCGgaccatgatatatgttgttgaaACTCATTAAAGTTAAAGGTACCTTTCAttattaatttcaatattttgaagATAAGGGACAACTCGACATGGACATGCATAAACTTCAATTACTCTTTAGTTTGGTTAAAATAATTGGAAATTCTTACCATTATACCCATTTTTTTTAAGCAAATActaagacaaatcaatttttcaattaaaatacTTGAATTGGCGTATGACACACTCAGACATATGTACATACATCAGACGTAATTCAAAAATCAACTATTCTGAGAATAGAATACTATGTCATCCAAGAGACACATCTGACAGTGGTCTTCATACGTTTAGAAGTGTATATCATTTGCTAATGTGCGGTTAAGATACACTTTGAAGGGCTCGATCGCCTCATTCTCTCTAACGAGTTGAATGCATAAGCACGAGACATATCCTTAGTATAGGTATCAATATATAACTAACCAGATATGCGTGAAGAGTGTTGGAGGATCCATGCATGAAAATAGTATATATGAATTATTAGTAATGACGTAGCACATATGTTATGAAAAAGGTACTGAAACAATAAAGAATGCAAACATATGACCGTCAATAGTGTGCATCTAGATGTCATCTGTTTGGTCTTTCACTTACAATCTTCAGCTAGCTTGGAGTACAGGTTGACCAAACAAGCGTCCCTCAATTATACTCAGGAATCCACTTCAAGTCAGCGAAGTATATGAGGCAAACCACATTCGTGTAATATGCACTCTAGTCCACAAATATGGATGTGTCAACCAAGTACAATAGGTATGCTCTCAATGCATATGCTCTATGCTGCATAACTTGCTCATCATCCCTATCGGCCCGCTCTATTGATGTTACTTGTTGTGTatactgtaacaccccgatttaccccgcataatattaataaaattagagtataaaatattcatttaaaacaattctttgaaactatGATGTCACATTTTTTTCATAATACAAAAACAATTGCTCATAGTCATAATATATACATAACATATATAAACGGATGAACTTTTCAACGATATTATCTCCAAAATGAAACAACTTTCAATTACGCAGCGGAATTCAACATATTCATTCTTAGGAACGTCATGACATTTTAATCCAACAAATTCAGCTTCAAGCTGTAAGCATACTTCAATAAGCAATTAAAAATATCAACAAGAAACACAGCAAATAATAACGTTcaccccccgagtgttacgtatcagagcgacaatacCGACTCGATCTACTTGAAGGTAACTAGCTTTTATTcctgattacctgcacgttaccgacataagggtaacattcaaacagaaggggtgagatatcttacaatataaaggaatacatgataaataatataggagatataaatcatatataatttcaccacttcatacaacattagcatcattcatcaTTCAACAACACATCGTTAATCATTAACAACAAATAATTCATTAATCATATCATAACCATGATAATGCAATGCAACCGACTGCctaatatgcatgtggtacccaagatATCATCCCATATCACTTTGCCAATTCAGGACATAATCGAGCCAAGCTCACGCCACTTTTCCAATTAACGCCATGTCATCGTCATAATCAATGCAACTATGCAACATCTATGTGTGACACATAATAATGCAACACAAGTAATAAATCACGTCACTGCCGATTCGGCTTCAATGGACCAACATCCTATAAACATCACTGGACCGAAGTCCTATAAACATCACTGAACCAACGTTCTATTGACATCACTAGACCGAGGTCCTATAAGCAAatattatgaatgcataacaCCCAACAACATAATAAATCATTCACGTCACTTTGCCAATCTAGGCCACGTCATCGTCATATCAATCATAACATTCATCACCATGAACAATAAGGCATAAGCCTACACAATAATCATGTCATTTCAGGTCAACAATAACAATCACATCAATGTAATATATTCTACAAATTATGAAACTATCATTATAATAACCTTCTCATCAATTATTATCAAAATCATCACATTATACACAACACTGACACACGAAATATCAATTAACTacagaaaaatattaatttaaaatcccAAAATTATAATCATGTTAAAGATAATatttttagctttccaacggtccaaacggtACTTAAAttggacttacggatcaaaagttatgaattatttaagaaaataattttttgaaaaggTGTCAGGTGTAACGGGTTACAGCAGGGCTG is from Vicia villosa cultivar HV-30 ecotype Madison, WI unplaced genomic scaffold, Vvil1.0 ctg.002729F_1_1, whole genome shotgun sequence and encodes:
- the LOC131639671 gene encoding uncharacterized protein LOC131639671, with the translated sequence MKALLNPEPILSQTSSIFPNKTPNPTRFHPHPFPNLFLQDRNRSIRQRNLSLTAKALLDSATVEQFGVPEFDVRNPSLSTSYRSSKLTRPNQTVLEAQTRVCTGPTQTRPLDEEQAFKVFDTILRSARGEIKDEEEVSKAQMGAFFAAMTIRANAFPEATQWSEGEMRAMKTFWPLLVRVLPPDVVFLADPEGLMMGLGSSIGPQFVGNGTTEMRLVGALREVLAGGHLGFEEVQGVLKEVLPFQEGGEKRNGASEALLAAFLIGQRMNRETDRELKAYCLAFDEENGPPPVADVKSLTHYGEPYDGNTRFFRSTLFVAAVRSCYGESCLLHGVDWMPPKGGITEEQMLKFMGANISLSPFNAKKLLEDDEVGFAYVSQREARPSLYSLIGIREHIKKRPPLATTEKVQQYVKASGKEAIVTGFYHGGYEESLLMLMKRRGVHSGLVVKGEEGALSMTTRLRSASTTKGLPVNYCSGFRSLDISSTSEPGGVTRQGFSLEVNAKDYGFQPTDTPRTDRSVSRNIELGLSALSGEKGPAYDRIVLNAGMVDHLLGAEGAEDISVALDRAREAIDSGSALKRLLNYIKLSHKVT